One window of the Leptospira ryugenii genome contains the following:
- a CDS encoding LON peptidase substrate-binding domain-containing protein, which yields MHLPFSIYSFTVNLFSFMVSTFSLPIFPLSEVFLFPGTFLPLHIFEPRYRSMLSYCLENGRELAVSPYRQSDQWNIEMETTFGFGHIIQHEALPDGRSNIILEGLGIASLQEIISEEPFIIANVEKMIPERNLKEDENYQQTLDELIFLSKRILLREGADESLILKMNQIKNHFYPVDFLASIIPFDYESKQKILSTTKSWEKSLLFLEVLINLNLSE from the coding sequence ATGCATTTGCCTTTTTCGATTTACAGCTTTACAGTGAATCTGTTTAGTTTTATGGTGTCAACCTTCTCGCTTCCTATCTTTCCTCTGTCTGAAGTATTTCTCTTTCCAGGCACTTTTTTGCCACTGCATATCTTTGAACCAAGGTATAGGAGCATGTTGAGTTATTGTTTAGAAAATGGCAGAGAACTCGCCGTTTCGCCTTACCGACAGAGTGACCAATGGAATATCGAAATGGAAACAACATTTGGATTTGGCCATATCATACAGCATGAAGCACTTCCCGATGGTAGATCAAACATCATCCTGGAAGGATTAGGCATTGCCTCTCTCCAAGAAATCATTTCCGAAGAACCCTTTATCATCGCAAATGTAGAAAAAATGATCCCGGAACGAAATTTGAAAGAAGATGAAAATTATCAGCAAACGTTAGATGAACTCATTTTTTTAAGTAAACGGATTCTTTTGAGAGAGGGAGCTGATGAAAGTCTGATCTTAAAAATGAACCAAATCAAAAATCATTTTTATCCAGTGGATTTTTTGGCTTCTATCATACCCTTCGATTATGAATCTAAACAAAAAATTTTGTCTACAACCAAAAGCTGGGAAAAATCACTCTTGTTCTTAGAAGTCTTAATTAATTTAAACTTAAGCGAATAA
- a CDS encoding 3'(2'),5'-bisphosphate nucleotidase CysQ, which yields MVETAFIEVWDWVLQIGDRVLAIYRSDFSVTDKGGNDPVTEADLWTSEFLYEKISKEFPDHGFLSEEKKDNEDRLEKEWVWILDPIDGTREFVKKNDQFALSLGLVRSGIPIWGIVFNPATGELFSKNGHTFQTKLKAPYHNQQNLEEIRRSAKIPAEISQIAFTSSELPLLYVSGTELREGLFDHADWRNHFQIQAMGSIAYKLGLLSSGQIDLIVSLKPKSEWDICAGVALLSSQDFEVRELKTLKEYHFNGKFTKTYGLLAGKKSAVEYLKSKIDLESLTKQVRDSW from the coding sequence ATGGTGGAGACTGCTTTTATTGAAGTTTGGGATTGGGTTTTGCAGATTGGTGATCGAGTCCTTGCAATCTATAGGAGTGATTTTTCGGTCACTGATAAAGGAGGAAACGACCCTGTAACTGAAGCAGATCTTTGGACAAGTGAGTTTCTATATGAGAAGATTTCCAAAGAGTTTCCAGATCATGGTTTTTTATCAGAAGAGAAAAAAGACAATGAGGACCGTCTAGAAAAAGAGTGGGTTTGGATCCTTGATCCCATCGATGGAACCAGAGAGTTTGTCAAAAAAAATGACCAGTTTGCACTGAGTTTGGGCCTAGTGCGCTCAGGGATTCCCATTTGGGGGATCGTATTCAACCCAGCTACAGGAGAACTTTTCTCGAAAAATGGCCATACGTTCCAAACTAAATTAAAGGCACCTTACCACAATCAACAGAATTTAGAAGAGATTAGGCGATCAGCAAAGATACCTGCTGAAATCTCACAAATTGCTTTTACTTCCTCCGAGCTTCCTTTGCTCTATGTATCGGGTACAGAACTCAGAGAAGGGCTCTTTGACCATGCTGATTGGAGAAATCATTTTCAGATACAAGCCATGGGAAGCATTGCCTACAAATTAGGACTCTTAAGTTCTGGTCAAATTGATTTAATCGTCTCATTAAAGCCCAAAAGTGAGTGGGATATATGTGCAGGAGTAGCTCTCTTGTCTTCGCAAGATTTTGAAGTGAGAGAGTTGAAAACTCTTAAGGAGTATCATTTCAATGGAAAGTTTACAAAAACATATGGCTTGTTAGCTGGAAAAAAATCTGCTGTGGAGTATTTAAAATCAAAAATTGATTTGGAGAGCTTAACTAAGCAAGTGAGGGACTCATGGTAA
- a CDS encoding glycosyltransferase family 4 protein, whose protein sequence is MVIPHRIGLDARPLSTRMSGVGRLIGEILKSFPNPEAYTFYLYSHLPIHPDHKDILSLPNVVVPKGGGIFRWKGGLYYNLYLPILLRFQAIDLFWGSQQILPPFLPRRIKAFLTYCDLVLYFFPKTMRGLARFQMKLFQRYSVRRSSYILSISQQTSGDVCKFFGYPKELSGVTYPGLNKDQIQTALSQSCQKRYSEIGEGFILSVSTIEPRKNYPFLLEVYRAYRKLNPKQHREWIIIGKIGWEDKEFIQELKTEQSLFRDIHILDSVDDIALHHLYRNCGLFLFASKYEGFGIPLLEALYHNKYAIVSDIPTFREIGGDSITYLPIHHESAIALWVEAIKSFFETPKIPNADIEKFKWENAANKTEEVIAKLLLE, encoded by the coding sequence ATGGTAATCCCTCATCGGATTGGTTTAGACGCAAGACCATTGTCTACCCGTATGTCAGGCGTCGGTCGTCTCATTGGAGAGATACTTAAATCCTTTCCAAATCCAGAGGCTTATACCTTTTATCTCTATTCACATCTGCCGATTCATCCCGACCATAAAGATATTCTTTCATTACCAAATGTAGTCGTTCCAAAAGGAGGAGGGATCTTTCGTTGGAAAGGCGGTTTGTACTACAATCTATATCTCCCCATTCTCCTTCGCTTCCAGGCCATTGATTTATTTTGGGGCTCACAACAGATCCTTCCCCCATTTTTGCCACGGCGTATCAAGGCGTTTCTGACTTATTGTGATTTGGTACTCTACTTTTTCCCAAAAACCATGAGAGGACTTGCTCGTTTTCAGATGAAGCTTTTCCAAAGATATTCTGTTAGGCGTTCATCTTACATATTGTCTATTTCACAACAGACGAGTGGTGATGTATGCAAATTCTTTGGATATCCAAAGGAACTTTCTGGCGTTACCTATCCAGGTTTAAATAAGGATCAGATTCAAACTGCTTTATCACAATCATGCCAAAAGAGATACTCTGAGATAGGAGAAGGTTTCATCCTTTCGGTTTCCACAATTGAGCCTAGGAAGAATTATCCCTTTCTTTTAGAGGTATATAGAGCTTATCGAAAGCTAAATCCTAAACAACATAGAGAATGGATAATCATTGGAAAGATAGGATGGGAAGATAAAGAATTCATCCAAGAATTGAAGACAGAACAATCACTCTTCCGTGATATCCATATATTAGATTCAGTAGATGACATAGCCTTGCACCATTTATATCGGAATTGTGGTCTCTTTTTATTTGCCTCCAAATACGAAGGATTCGGCATTCCACTTTTGGAAGCTTTATATCATAACAAATATGCCATTGTCTCGGATATCCCAACATTTCGAGAAATAGGCGGTGATTCTATCACCTATCTTCCCATCCATCACGAATCTGCTATTGCATTATGGGTAGAGGCAATCAAATCCTTTTTTGAAACACCAAAAATACCAAATGCCGATATAGAAAAATTTAAATGGGAGAATGCTGCGAACAAAACGGAAGAAGTGATCGCAAAACTCCTTCTTGAGTGA
- a CDS encoding ATP-dependent helicase, with protein sequence MAQSQLNAEQEKAVISIAGPVLILAGAGSGKTRVITHRISHLIQNIGIRASRILAVTFTNKAAEEMRERCRHLLGANEEPFIKTFHSLCLYILRREGKHLGLGSHFTVYDSEMQESLIKEILKRRELDTKEFKPSHFANLFSKAKDSFQTAEDYAKKNDKDEYESIVSQVFLEYEKTKADRNAVDFGDLILQCVLLFRKFPLILERYQDQWQYIMVDEYQDTNKIQYHLIQLLAQKHKNLCVVGDDDQSIYSWRGADISNILNFHKDYPEALIVKLEENYRSTQTIIQTAAKIISNNKQRTNKTLFTNNEIGDKIRITSFQNETEEAAGILNKILSLKKSQNKFSDFAIFYRTNSQSRAFEEIFRKKGIPYKIFGGFRFFDRKEVKDLIAYLSVIVNPIDSTSLLRIINTPPRGIGDTTINHLQNHSIENGISLLECLKISIPEIKRGTAKKLLDLSKMFEHFISEHEKKILPSELTYEVLERSGYREYLENEGTEESFSRLENLNEFVNALRDFEESNEEARLEEYLANISLITSEEDTKELADYVILMTVHNAKGLEFKNVFLSGMEEGTFPHFLASERDEDIEEERRLCYVAVTRARERLEISLSRFTRKFGEVEARFPSRFLQEMPKENVIGDHIELLYGQRLPESMPKAKYAPVQMSKEESTISASEPQKIKVGIQVKHKVYGLGKVVEKSGTGDNTKVTVRFGAHVEKKFLLAYTPLEIVS encoded by the coding sequence ATGGCACAGTCACAGCTGAACGCAGAACAAGAAAAGGCGGTCATTTCGATCGCAGGGCCAGTTTTAATCCTGGCTGGTGCAGGTTCAGGTAAAACCAGAGTGATTACTCATCGCATCTCTCATCTCATCCAAAACATTGGGATAAGAGCCAGTAGAATCCTTGCTGTAACATTTACCAATAAAGCTGCAGAAGAAATGAGAGAAAGATGTCGCCACCTATTGGGCGCGAATGAAGAACCTTTCATCAAAACCTTCCATTCCCTTTGCCTCTACATTCTAAGACGAGAAGGAAAACATCTAGGTCTAGGCTCGCATTTCACAGTGTATGATTCCGAAATGCAAGAATCCCTTATTAAAGAAATCTTAAAACGTAGGGAATTGGACACAAAAGAATTTAAGCCGAGTCATTTTGCAAATCTCTTTTCCAAAGCAAAGGATTCTTTCCAGACAGCAGAGGACTATGCCAAGAAGAACGATAAGGATGAATACGAATCCATCGTTTCTCAAGTATTCTTGGAATATGAGAAGACGAAAGCAGATAGAAATGCTGTTGATTTTGGAGACCTGATATTGCAATGTGTGCTGCTTTTCCGCAAATTCCCACTGATACTGGAGAGGTACCAAGATCAATGGCAATATATCATGGTCGACGAGTACCAAGATACCAATAAAATCCAATACCACCTTATTCAACTGTTAGCTCAAAAACACAAAAACTTATGTGTAGTTGGTGATGATGACCAATCGATTTATTCTTGGCGTGGTGCAGACATCAGCAATATCTTAAATTTTCATAAAGATTATCCTGAGGCCTTAATCGTAAAACTAGAAGAAAATTATCGATCAACCCAAACCATTATCCAGACTGCCGCAAAAATCATTTCCAATAATAAACAGAGAACCAATAAGACTCTTTTCACAAACAATGAAATTGGCGATAAAATTCGGATAACAAGTTTTCAAAATGAAACGGAAGAGGCAGCGGGCATTCTAAACAAAATCTTATCCTTGAAAAAATCGCAAAATAAGTTTTCGGATTTTGCCATCTTCTATAGAACAAATAGCCAATCTAGAGCATTTGAAGAAATCTTTCGGAAAAAAGGGATCCCATACAAGATCTTTGGTGGGTTTCGATTTTTTGATCGAAAGGAAGTAAAGGACCTAATTGCTTATTTATCTGTGATTGTAAACCCAATTGATTCAACTTCCCTTTTGAGGATCATTAATACACCTCCCAGAGGCATTGGAGATACAACGATTAACCACCTCCAAAACCATTCTATTGAAAATGGAATATCACTTTTGGAGTGCCTAAAGATTTCAATTCCAGAAATCAAAAGAGGAACTGCCAAAAAACTTTTAGATTTATCTAAAATGTTTGAACATTTTATTTCTGAACATGAGAAAAAAATTCTGCCATCAGAATTAACCTATGAAGTCTTAGAAAGATCAGGATATAGAGAGTATCTTGAAAATGAAGGCACGGAAGAATCCTTTTCACGCCTAGAAAACTTAAATGAATTTGTAAATGCACTTAGAGATTTTGAAGAATCCAATGAAGAGGCGAGATTAGAGGAATATCTCGCAAATATCTCTCTGATCACTAGTGAAGAAGATACAAAAGAATTAGCAGATTATGTAATTTTAATGACCGTACATAATGCGAAAGGATTAGAATTTAAAAATGTGTTTTTGTCTGGTATGGAGGAGGGAACCTTTCCCCATTTCTTGGCCAGTGAAAGAGACGAAGACATCGAAGAAGAACGCAGATTGTGTTATGTTGCCGTCACAAGGGCTCGTGAAAGACTAGAAATATCTTTATCAAGATTTACCCGTAAATTTGGTGAGGTGGAAGCAAGGTTTCCATCTCGATTCCTTCAAGAAATGCCAAAAGAAAATGTAATAGGCGACCACATTGAACTCTTATATGGCCAGAGACTTCCTGAATCTATGCCAAAAGCAAAATATGCACCAGTTCAGATGTCGAAAGAAGAAAGTACAATTTCTGCCTCCGAACCACAAAAAATCAAAGTGGGTATTCAAGTAAAACATAAGGTGTATGGACTCGGAAAAGTAGTAGAAAAGAGTGGTACTGGGGATAATACGAAGGTGACAGTTCGGTTTGGAGCCCACGTAGAAAAAAAATTTTTATTGGCGTACACCCCTCTTGAGATAGTATCTTGA
- a CDS encoding LIC11625 family surface-exposed protein: MKPILILLLLTTHFLYAQSSGSLAEEFAKLDAHVKNPKKSADEKKKTLETNLLNSLRSSLTHRLTNPKKELKDLKIQDLVSERQPGTNNFFVKYKNYLIAYQFASDPEENLVNPSEEYLLERSPGDDLSANHDDKK; the protein is encoded by the coding sequence ATGAAACCGATACTCATCTTATTGCTTTTAACCACACATTTTTTGTATGCTCAGTCTAGCGGTAGTTTGGCGGAGGAGTTTGCAAAACTTGATGCTCATGTTAAAAATCCAAAAAAGTCTGCGGATGAAAAGAAAAAGACTTTAGAGACAAATCTTCTCAATAGTCTACGATCTTCCCTAACGCATCGGTTGACGAATCCCAAAAAAGAACTCAAGGATTTAAAAATCCAAGACTTGGTTTCAGAAAGACAGCCTGGCACAAATAATTTTTTTGTTAAATACAAGAACTATTTAATCGCCTATCAATTTGCTTCTGACCCAGAAGAAAATCTTGTGAATCCCAGCGAGGAATATCTCTTGGAAAGGTCCCCTGGTGACGATCTCTCAGCAAACCATGATGATAAAAAGTAA
- a CDS encoding TlpA family protein disulfide reductase: MNSILLSWRNSCIESECHHLFRMSFFFRTYLAILLVSLCLFCGHAETESNLYLSSIRLKDTSGKEQSLQNFKGKVLVVDFWATWCEPCQKSIPVINEWKRKSEGKPIVFLGVNSDQGEGLESILEHKKDWKMDYPSLLDPEWKLTDFYTVEGLPCLLVFSPKGVLVYRQYGIAASDLPGLLIRSHVWAQD, encoded by the coding sequence ATGAATTCCATTCTTCTTTCTTGGAGAAATAGTTGTATTGAATCAGAGTGCCACCACCTTTTCCGTATGAGCTTTTTCTTTCGGACTTATCTGGCAATTCTTTTGGTTAGCCTTTGCCTCTTTTGCGGACATGCGGAAACGGAATCCAATCTCTACTTGTCTTCCATTCGTCTGAAGGATACATCTGGAAAGGAACAATCCTTGCAGAACTTTAAAGGGAAGGTACTGGTTGTAGACTTTTGGGCTACTTGGTGTGAACCTTGTCAAAAATCGATTCCAGTGATCAATGAGTGGAAACGAAAATCGGAAGGAAAACCCATCGTCTTTCTGGGGGTTAATTCGGACCAAGGGGAAGGATTGGAATCCATTTTGGAACACAAGAAGGATTGGAAAATGGATTACCCGAGCTTATTAGACCCGGAGTGGAAACTCACAGACTTTTATACGGTGGAAGGACTTCCTTGCCTACTTGTCTTTTCCCCAAAAGGTGTTTTGGTCTACAGGCAGTATGGGATCGCAGCATCGGATCTTCCTGGTTTGCTCATCCGTTCTCATGTTTGGGCACAAGACTGA
- a CDS encoding LIC11631 family protein has product MVFARAKATDFFFFGIGSSTDIHSVISQDESLQESKPAIFQPYQHHDFYGLDSLFLSPLQVEERWNLQNVPQIQCAALGFLTLRSFLAVQMAKQPVTVYGLSPAWKAYLGKTQYFRKNPNLVAEQFVPEMVDVDSKGLESPVSEGLWEQSMYWAMPNPKGQSIFFVATGRLGESENQSISETLGKILKSNQEKFHLEKAYIRKESNSYLFIHTKEQVNPRVFYKEAESTFPEFILLCADLVL; this is encoded by the coding sequence GTGGTTTTTGCCCGAGCAAAAGCTACGGATTTTTTTTTCTTTGGAATCGGTTCATCCACCGATATTCATTCTGTGATATCGCAAGACGAATCCCTCCAAGAGAGTAAGCCAGCAATCTTTCAACCATACCAACACCATGATTTTTATGGCCTGGATTCTTTGTTTTTATCTCCTCTGCAAGTGGAAGAACGATGGAACCTTCAGAATGTTCCGCAAATACAATGTGCCGCTTTGGGATTTTTAACTCTTCGGAGTTTTTTGGCCGTTCAAATGGCGAAACAACCAGTTACCGTGTATGGATTGAGCCCAGCTTGGAAAGCCTATTTAGGAAAAACGCAATACTTTCGAAAGAATCCTAATCTAGTAGCCGAACAATTCGTACCGGAAATGGTAGATGTAGATTCCAAAGGACTGGAAAGCCCCGTAAGCGAAGGACTGTGGGAACAAAGTATGTATTGGGCTATGCCCAACCCAAAAGGCCAATCAATTTTTTTTGTAGCAACTGGTCGCCTGGGAGAATCAGAAAACCAGTCGATATCAGAAACTCTCGGAAAGATTTTAAAAAGTAACCAAGAAAAGTTTCATTTGGAGAAGGCCTATATTCGAAAAGAATCTAATTCTTATTTATTTATACACACCAAAGAACAAGTTAACCCTCGAGTATTTTATAAAGAAGCAGAGAGTACATTCCCCGAATTTATTTTGTTGTGTGCCGATTTAGTTTTATAA
- the rfaE2 gene encoding D-glycero-beta-D-manno-heptose 1-phosphate adenylyltransferase, which translates to MTFYEALQKKWIEREKIPAIRSSLVGKKIVFTNGCFDILHPGHVEYLARARDLGDLLWLGLNSDQSVRALKGESRPINTLVDRAKVLAGLSSIDLISSFSEQTPLRLIEEIRPQIHCKGGDYKKEELPEYPLLLSLGADIIILPFLEGKSTTKILEKARIAP; encoded by the coding sequence ATGACATTCTACGAGGCGTTGCAGAAAAAGTGGATTGAGAGGGAAAAGATTCCAGCTATTCGGTCGAGCTTGGTTGGCAAAAAGATTGTATTTACGAATGGATGTTTTGACATCCTTCACCCAGGCCATGTAGAGTATTTAGCACGTGCCAGAGATTTAGGTGATTTACTTTGGTTGGGACTCAATTCAGACCAATCCGTCCGTGCCCTCAAAGGAGAGAGCCGTCCGATCAATACCCTAGTAGACAGAGCCAAGGTTTTGGCTGGACTTTCCTCTATCGATTTGATTTCGAGTTTCTCAGAACAAACTCCCTTAAGGCTCATTGAGGAGATCCGTCCCCAAATCCATTGTAAAGGCGGGGATTATAAAAAAGAAGAATTACCAGAATACCCGCTTTTGCTTTCTCTGGGCGCAGACATCATCATCCTACCGTTTTTGGAAGGAAAATCCACCACGAAGATCCTGGAAAAAGCGCGGATAGCTCCCTAA
- a CDS encoding AMP-dependent synthetase/ligase: MPSNLPELFRESAEKFGSRPAFVSKDESKTYKPVTFKEVYDIGIELAEALIDLGVQARENVALLADNRLEWIISDYAILMTGAVDVPRGTDITDSEIVYILNHCEAKVVFVEHDKMLEKFQKNRSQLEHAKTIIMMDKKSQATGVLKLQDLISKGKELRSKGSRKAEERIQGIKPDDLFTMIYTSGTTGMPKGVMLMHSNMLHQTRSILSKMIDIRSEERMLSILPIWHVFERVFEYLAIAAGCATYYTNVRDLRDDMKKAKPTFMASAPRLWESIYNGIYTRISDPKQTPAIRRVLFKTAYFFSKHYNNATRFLTGRQVDYVGRNPIVSLFKGIFYLVSLVPLAPLNFIFDLIVLSKIREATGGALKASVSGGGALQKHVDAFFNDIGINVLEGYGMTETSPVISVRTFKHLVQGSVGVITPESEVQIRDDLGKVLTHLDSDQKLISGKLGQRGVIHLRGPQVMKGYYKNPETTAKVLKDGWMDTGDIGMFNFNRTLTITGRAKDTIVLLGGENVEPVPIEDKLSESPYISQVMVIGQDQKNLGAIIVPDFEQLATWAKENGIANTAPDKLVDDPKVLDFFKKEIKALNNTKTGFKSFEQVTPFFLITKPFEVGDELTNLFKMKRHLITEKYKTKITAIYSSDI, encoded by the coding sequence ATGCCATCGAATCTGCCCGAACTATTTCGCGAGAGCGCAGAAAAATTTGGGAGTCGCCCAGCCTTTGTCAGCAAAGACGAATCCAAAACATACAAACCCGTTACCTTCAAAGAAGTATATGACATAGGGATTGAACTTGCCGAGGCACTGATTGACTTGGGTGTGCAAGCAAGGGAGAATGTGGCTCTCCTCGCCGACAACCGATTGGAATGGATTATTTCTGATTATGCAATTTTGATGACCGGCGCTGTGGATGTTCCTAGAGGAACTGATATCACAGACTCCGAGATCGTTTATATCCTCAACCACTGCGAAGCAAAGGTCGTCTTTGTAGAGCATGACAAGATGTTGGAAAAGTTCCAAAAGAATCGTTCCCAACTCGAACATGCAAAGACCATCATTATGATGGATAAGAAGTCCCAAGCAACAGGTGTATTGAAACTACAAGATCTCATTTCGAAAGGAAAAGAGCTCCGTTCAAAAGGAAGTCGTAAGGCTGAAGAGAGGATACAAGGGATCAAACCTGACGATCTATTCACAATGATCTATACATCAGGTACAACAGGGATGCCGAAGGGTGTTATGCTTATGCATTCGAACATGCTTCACCAAACACGTTCCATTCTCTCTAAGATGATAGACATTCGGTCCGAAGAGCGAATGCTTTCTATCCTACCGATTTGGCATGTGTTTGAAAGGGTTTTTGAATACCTCGCGATCGCAGCTGGTTGTGCAACCTATTACACAAATGTCAGAGATCTACGTGACGACATGAAAAAGGCGAAGCCAACATTTATGGCATCTGCTCCTAGATTGTGGGAGAGTATTTATAATGGAATTTATACTCGGATTAGCGATCCTAAGCAAACACCTGCTATCCGTAGGGTATTGTTCAAGACTGCTTATTTCTTTTCTAAACACTATAACAATGCCACTCGTTTTCTAACAGGTAGGCAAGTGGATTACGTCGGAAGAAATCCAATTGTTTCCCTATTTAAGGGGATTTTTTATCTTGTGTCATTGGTTCCTTTAGCACCTCTCAATTTCATCTTCGATCTCATTGTCCTCTCAAAAATCCGAGAAGCAACCGGTGGGGCCTTGAAAGCATCTGTTTCTGGCGGTGGTGCTTTGCAGAAACATGTGGATGCCTTTTTCAATGATATTGGTATCAATGTTTTAGAAGGATATGGAATGACTGAGACCTCTCCGGTGATCAGTGTTCGAACATTTAAACATTTGGTGCAAGGTTCGGTGGGAGTCATCACACCAGAATCGGAAGTTCAGATTCGTGACGATCTTGGTAAGGTTTTGACTCACTTAGATTCTGACCAAAAATTAATTTCAGGAAAGTTGGGCCAAAGAGGAGTGATCCATCTCCGTGGGCCTCAAGTCATGAAGGGATACTATAAGAATCCAGAGACTACTGCGAAGGTATTGAAAGATGGTTGGATGGATACTGGTGATATTGGGATGTTCAATTTCAATAGAACTCTTACCATCACAGGTAGAGCAAAAGACACTATCGTTCTCTTGGGTGGCGAAAACGTTGAGCCAGTTCCAATTGAAGATAAGTTAAGTGAGTCACCTTACATTTCTCAGGTAATGGTCATAGGACAAGACCAGAAAAACCTGGGCGCGATCATTGTTCCCGACTTTGAGCAGTTAGCAACATGGGCTAAGGAGAATGGCATAGCAAACACTGCTCCCGATAAATTGGTGGACGACCCTAAGGTTCTGGATTTCTTCAAAAAAGAGATCAAAGCCCTCAACAACACCAAAACTGGCTTCAAATCCTTTGAGCAGGTAACTCCTTTCTTTCTCATCACCAAGCCATTTGAGGTTGGAGATGAGCTTACGAACCTTTTCAAAATGAAGCGCCACCTCATCACGGAAAAATACAAAACAAAGATCACTGCCATCTACTCTAGCGACATCTAA
- the rfaE1 gene encoding D-glycero-beta-D-manno-heptose-7-phosphate kinase — protein MHLKIQESKLNQCFETLAKTKILVIGDLILDEYLFGSVDRISPEAPVPVVWVRREDHKLGGSGNVVCNLSSLGVSSLIFGRIGQDSWATKMRDIFDTTITAPKELELTVSPNLPTIVKTRILAAQQQICRVDREEIRPLTIEEEDSIITRLREKISECSAVIISDYDKGYLTKRLIQETIRLAKEKNIFVTVDPQVGHFFEYQDVHLMTPNHHEAGKALGRKLSNELEVEDALKEIANRLGSDAMMITRGEKGMSIFDRKKNSFFHIPTVAREVFDVTGAGDTVISIYTAFLAAGMSVEESSLIANASAGIVVGKVGAATVSKEEIRRSLFELNVLESL, from the coding sequence ATGCATTTGAAAATTCAGGAATCGAAGTTAAACCAGTGCTTTGAAACACTTGCCAAAACCAAAATTTTAGTCATTGGCGATCTTATCTTAGATGAGTATCTATTTGGAAGTGTAGACCGCATTTCACCAGAAGCTCCCGTACCTGTAGTCTGGGTGCGTAGAGAAGACCATAAATTGGGTGGTTCAGGCAATGTCGTCTGTAACCTTTCCTCTCTTGGAGTCAGCTCTCTTATCTTCGGCAGAATCGGACAAGATTCTTGGGCGACAAAAATGAGAGATATCTTTGATACAACAATCACCGCGCCGAAAGAATTAGAACTTACAGTGTCTCCAAATTTGCCAACGATTGTAAAAACAAGAATTTTAGCTGCCCAGCAGCAGATTTGCCGCGTTGATCGAGAAGAGATTAGACCACTCACAATCGAAGAAGAAGATTCCATCATCACAAGATTAAGAGAAAAAATTTCTGAATGTTCTGCTGTTATCATCTCCGACTATGACAAAGGTTATTTGACGAAACGTTTGATCCAGGAGACAATCCGACTTGCGAAAGAAAAAAATATATTTGTCACGGTGGATCCCCAGGTTGGTCATTTTTTTGAGTATCAAGACGTTCATCTCATGACACCTAACCACCATGAAGCGGGAAAGGCGCTAGGAAGAAAATTATCAAATGAGTTAGAAGTAGAAGATGCTTTGAAAGAGATTGCCAATCGTTTGGGTTCAGATGCGATGATGATCACGCGTGGTGAGAAAGGCATGAGTATTTTTGACAGAAAGAAAAATTCCTTTTTTCACATACCAACGGTGGCCCGTGAAGTATTTGATGTTACTGGTGCAGGAGACACTGTGATCAGTATTTATACAGCATTTTTGGCAGCTGGCATGAGTGTCGAGGAATCAAGCCTCATCGCAAATGCCTCGGCAGGTATAGTCGTAGGTAAAGTTGGTGCAGCAACAGTCAGCAAAGAAGAGATTCGGAGAAGTTTGTTTGAACTGAATGTATTGGAGTCACTATGA